From the genome of Lutzomyia longipalpis isolate SR_M1_2022 chromosome 2, ASM2433408v1, one region includes:
- the LOC129791057 gene encoding 6-phosphofructo-2-kinase/fructose-2,6-bisphosphatase-like isoform X1, with product MAPIATVCEEQQSASSAEMSSVDASNGLVDDSPLTVSGGHQMARSTMPCVLSAPLVVTLVGLPCRGKSFAAHRISRHLNWKGESAKVFSVDEAATPETMKEILAHFQSGSSVAIIDGMHLTRQSRQIITAFCNETSSHHILVEITCDDAEVADNMERTLKFYEKTDKNIDWRHTIEEKMLHYGVLEPCSPLEAPLIAVNASSNPILHSVTARGIQGALQTTILGVLASPLIKDHIFYFTRHGESKFNMMGRIGGDSGLSERGSKYAERLAVACPAPKLIWTSELERTIATARAIPGPRTALRELNEINAGICEGLTYEEIQERFPQEFAWRDQDKLKYRYPHGESYLDLLQRVDNVVQGLITASEVLVVSHQAVLRCIMAYFMGTTPEDVPYINVPLHTLLIVRSNGYDFQVEPVPLKIECVDTYRVQPKNCSPGRTDADALQTVPAHFDAPLPQVIN from the exons ATTCACCTTTGACTGTGTCTGGTGGACATCAAATGGCACGCAGTACAATGCCGTGTGTCCTCAGTGCCCCTCTTGTGGTAACACTCGTTGGGCTGCCATGCAGAGGAAAATCTTTTGCAGCACATCGCATCTCCCGGCATTTGAACTGGAAAGGAGAATCAGCTAAAG TATTTTCCGTGGATGAAGCAGCAACACCTGAAACGATGAAGGAGATCTTGGCACATTTCCAGAGTGGGAGTAGTGTGGCT ATTATCGATGGGATGCACCTTACAAGGCAATCTCGCCAGATTATCACAGCTTTCTGCAATGAAACATCCTCCCACCACATCCTGGTGGAGATTACGTGCGATGATGCCGAAGTGGCGGACAATATGGAGCGTACACTGAAGTTCTACGAGAAGACAGACAAGAACATCGACTGGAGGCACAcaattgaggagaaaatgcTCCACTATGGCGTTTTGGAGCCCTGCTCACCACTTGAAGCTCCCCTAATTGCAGTCAATGCATCATCAAATCCCATACTGCATTCTGTTACTGCACGCGGAATTCAAGGGGCACTCCAGACGACAATTCTGGGTGTGCTGGCAAGTCCACTGATCAAAGATCACATATTCTACTTCACACGACATGGTGAGAGTAAGTTCAACATGATGGGACGCATTGGTGGGGACAGTGGACTTTCGGAGAGGGGTTCAAAGTATGCTGAACGCCTGGCAGTTGCTTGTCCGGCGCCAAAATTAATCTGGACATCCGAACTGGAGCGTACAATTGCCACAGCAAGAGCCATTCCAGGCCCCAGGACAGCCCTGAGGGAGCTCAATGAGATCAATGCGGGTATCTGTGAGGGACTCACGTACGAGGAGATTCAGGAGCGCTTCCCGCAGGAATTTGCCTGGCGGGATCAGGATAAGCTGAAGTATCGATACCCACACGGGGAATCCTATTTGGATCTCCTGCAGCGCGTGGATAACGTCGTGCAGGGTCTGATAACGGCCTCCGAAGTTCTCGTTGTGTCCCATCAGGCTGTTTTGCGGTGCATTATGGCCTATTTTATGGGTACAACCCCCGAAGATGTGCCCTACATTAATGTGCCACTCCACACACTCCTTATTGTTCGGTCGAACGGATATGATTTCCAGGTGGAGCCAGTTCCGCTCAAAATTGAATGCGTCGACACGTACCGTGTTCAACCGAAG AATTGCTCCCCTGGGCGTACTGATGCCGATGCTCTGCAAACGGTGCCAGCACATTTTGATGCTCCTCTCCCTCAAGTCATCAACTGA
- the LOC129791057 gene encoding 6-phosphofructo-2-kinase/fructose-2,6-bisphosphatase-like isoform X2: protein MFLRQILQYIKSCQKMSKDSPLTVSGGHQMARSTMPCVLSAPLVVTLVGLPCRGKSFAAHRISRHLNWKGESAKVFSVDEAATPETMKEILAHFQSGSSVAIIDGMHLTRQSRQIITAFCNETSSHHILVEITCDDAEVADNMERTLKFYEKTDKNIDWRHTIEEKMLHYGVLEPCSPLEAPLIAVNASSNPILHSVTARGIQGALQTTILGVLASPLIKDHIFYFTRHGESKFNMMGRIGGDSGLSERGSKYAERLAVACPAPKLIWTSELERTIATARAIPGPRTALRELNEINAGICEGLTYEEIQERFPQEFAWRDQDKLKYRYPHGESYLDLLQRVDNVVQGLITASEVLVVSHQAVLRCIMAYFMGTTPEDVPYINVPLHTLLIVRSNGYDFQVEPVPLKIECVDTYRVQPKNCSPGRTDADALQTVPAHFDAPLPQVIN from the exons ATGTTTCTTCGTCAAATTCTGCAATATATCAAGAGTTGCCAAAAAATGTCCAAAG ATTCACCTTTGACTGTGTCTGGTGGACATCAAATGGCACGCAGTACAATGCCGTGTGTCCTCAGTGCCCCTCTTGTGGTAACACTCGTTGGGCTGCCATGCAGAGGAAAATCTTTTGCAGCACATCGCATCTCCCGGCATTTGAACTGGAAAGGAGAATCAGCTAAAG TATTTTCCGTGGATGAAGCAGCAACACCTGAAACGATGAAGGAGATCTTGGCACATTTCCAGAGTGGGAGTAGTGTGGCT ATTATCGATGGGATGCACCTTACAAGGCAATCTCGCCAGATTATCACAGCTTTCTGCAATGAAACATCCTCCCACCACATCCTGGTGGAGATTACGTGCGATGATGCCGAAGTGGCGGACAATATGGAGCGTACACTGAAGTTCTACGAGAAGACAGACAAGAACATCGACTGGAGGCACAcaattgaggagaaaatgcTCCACTATGGCGTTTTGGAGCCCTGCTCACCACTTGAAGCTCCCCTAATTGCAGTCAATGCATCATCAAATCCCATACTGCATTCTGTTACTGCACGCGGAATTCAAGGGGCACTCCAGACGACAATTCTGGGTGTGCTGGCAAGTCCACTGATCAAAGATCACATATTCTACTTCACACGACATGGTGAGAGTAAGTTCAACATGATGGGACGCATTGGTGGGGACAGTGGACTTTCGGAGAGGGGTTCAAAGTATGCTGAACGCCTGGCAGTTGCTTGTCCGGCGCCAAAATTAATCTGGACATCCGAACTGGAGCGTACAATTGCCACAGCAAGAGCCATTCCAGGCCCCAGGACAGCCCTGAGGGAGCTCAATGAGATCAATGCGGGTATCTGTGAGGGACTCACGTACGAGGAGATTCAGGAGCGCTTCCCGCAGGAATTTGCCTGGCGGGATCAGGATAAGCTGAAGTATCGATACCCACACGGGGAATCCTATTTGGATCTCCTGCAGCGCGTGGATAACGTCGTGCAGGGTCTGATAACGGCCTCCGAAGTTCTCGTTGTGTCCCATCAGGCTGTTTTGCGGTGCATTATGGCCTATTTTATGGGTACAACCCCCGAAGATGTGCCCTACATTAATGTGCCACTCCACACACTCCTTATTGTTCGGTCGAACGGATATGATTTCCAGGTGGAGCCAGTTCCGCTCAAAATTGAATGCGTCGACACGTACCGTGTTCAACCGAAG AATTGCTCCCCTGGGCGTACTGATGCCGATGCTCTGCAAACGGTGCCAGCACATTTTGATGCTCCTCTCCCTCAAGTCATCAACTGA